A stretch of Primulina tabacum isolate GXHZ01 chromosome 13, ASM2559414v2, whole genome shotgun sequence DNA encodes these proteins:
- the LOC142522174 gene encoding 2,3-bisphosphoglycerate-independent phosphoglycerate mutase — protein sequence MGSSGFSWKLKDHPKLPKGKTIAMVVLDGWGEAKPDQYNCIHVAETPTMDSLKNGAPEKWRLVKAHGNAVGLPTEDDMGNSEVGHNALGAGRIYAQGAKLVDLALESGKLFEGDGFKYIKESFATGTLHLIGLLSDGGVHSRLNQLQLLLKGVSERGAKRIRVHILTDGRDVLDGSSVGFTETLEKDLAELRHKGVDAQIASGGGRMYVTMDRYENDWDVVKRGWDAQVLGEAPHKFKSAVEAVKKLREIPNTNDQYLPPFVIVNDSGKAVGPIVDGDAVVTFNFRADRVVMIAKALEYEDFDKFDRVRFPKIRYAGMLQYDGELKLPNRYLVSPPEIERTSGEYLVNNGIRTFACSETVKFGHVTFFWNGNRSGYFNPAMEEYVEIPSDSGITFNAKPKMKALEIAEKARDAILSRKFDQVRVNLPNGDMVGHTGDIEATVVACKAADEAVKMILDAIEQVGGIYVVTADHGNAEDMVKRNKKGEPLLDKDGKIQILTSHTLEPVPIAIGGPGLAPGVKFRKDVPTGGLANVAATVMNLHGFEAPSDYETTLVEVVDN from the exons ATGGGCAGCTCTGGATTTTCATGGAAATTGAAGGATCACCCCAAGCTTCCGAAGGGGAAGACCATCGCGATGGTTGTTTTGGATGGGTGGGGTGAAGCCAAACCCGATCAGTACAACTGCATCCACGTCGCGGAGACCCCAACCATGGATTCActtaaaaat GGTGCCCCAGAGAAGTGGAGATTGGTGAAAGCGCACGGTAATGCTGTGGGGCTTCCCACAGAAGATGACATGGGTAACAGTGAAGTTGGTCACAATGCTCTTGGTGCTGGCCGGATTTACGCCCAAGG AGCAAAGCTTGTGGATCTTGCTCTGGAATCTGGCAAACTCTTTGAAGGAGACGGTTTCAAGTACATCAAAGAATCATTTGCAACAGGAACTCTACACCTCATTGGATTATTAAGTGATGGAGGCGTCCACTCTAGGCTCAACCAGTTGCAG TTGCTGCTTAAAGGAGTTAGTGAGCGTGGTGCTAAAAGAATTCGTGTTCATATTCTCACGGACGGACGTGATGTTTTGGATGGTTCAAGTGTAGGTTTCACTGAAACTCTTGAAAAAGATCTTGCAGAACTGCGTCACAAAGGTGTTGATGCCCAGATTGCATCTGGTGGAGGTCGCATGTATGTTACGATGGATCGTTATGAG AATGATTGGGATGTTGTAAAACGAGGTTGGGATGCCCAAGTGCTTGGAGAAGCGCCACACAAGTTTAAGAGTGCTGTTGAAGCTGTCAAGAAGCTGAGAGAGATTCCTAACACAAATGATCAGTATTTACCTCCATTTGTTATTGTTAATGACAGTGGAAAAGCTGTCGGGCCTATTGTCGATGGTGACGCAGTTGTGACTTTCAATTTTCGGGCTGATCGTGTGGTAATGATAGCTAAGGCCCTTGAGTACGAGGACTTCGATAAATTTGATCGAGTTCGATTTCCTAAAATTCGTTACGCTGGAATGCTTCAATATGATGGTGAGCTCAAACTTCCAAATCGCTACCTTGTTTCTCCTCCAGAGATTGAACGAACATCTGGAGAATATTTGGTGAATAATGGCATCCGTACTTTTGCTTGCAG TGAAACAGTTAAATTTGGTCATGTCACCTTTTTCTGGAATGGGAATCGCTCAGGATACTTCAACCCTGCAATGGAAGAATATGTTGAAATTCCCAGTGATAGTGGTATCACCTTCAATGCCAAGCCGAAGATGAAGGCCTTGGAGATTGCTGAGAAGGCAAGGGATGCAATTCTTAGCCGTAAATTTGACCAG GTACGCGTTAACCTGCCTAATGGTGACATGGTGGGACATACTGGTGATATTGAAGCAACAGTTGTGGCTTGCAAGGCTGCTGATGAAGCTGTAAAG ATGATCCTTGACGCAATAGAGCAAGTGGGTGGAATCTATGTTGTTACTGCTGATCATGGAAATGCTGAGGACATGGTGAAAAGAAACAAGAAGGGCGAGCCACTTCTTGACAAAGATGGCAAGATTCAAATACTTACTTCTCACACTCTGGAACCA GTTCCAATTGCTATTGGTGGCCCTGGGCTGGCGCCCGGTGTGAAATTCCGCAAAGATGTTCCCACTGGTGGTCTAGCAAATGTTGCTGCAACTGTAATGAACTTGCATGGATTTGAGGCGCCTAGCGATTATGAGACAACCcttgttgaggttgttgataACTAG
- the LOC142522741 gene encoding LOW QUALITY PROTEIN: fasciclin-like arabinogalactan protein 2 (The sequence of the model RefSeq protein was modified relative to this genomic sequence to represent the inferred CDS: deleted 1 base in 1 codon): MELRILILPLVLVLSATVHAHNITHILAGDPDLSTFNHYLTVTHLAAEINRRRTITVCAVDNAAMTDILSKNYPLYTIKNILSLHIFADYFSSKKLHQMPKGSITTSSLFQATGEAAGTSGYVDITDMKGGKVGFLPVDSSEDQPMATFVKTIGDLPYDISVIQISHILTSPEAEAPSSAPTDVNVTSLMVKQGCKAFSDLIRAEGVEETFLQSVVGGLTVFCPSDDALKSFMPSYKNLTSDGKTSVVLYHAIPTYNSLGMLRSSNGVVNTLATEGPNKYDLTVLNDGDNVKLETKVDTATIKGTLIDADPLSVFKIDRVLLPRQLFKADPLSKSKSAEAPAPSTDYDEAAADKISSNGRGRIRCGWFVMSLSSCLVIGISATIF; encoded by the exons ATGGAGCTAAGAATCTTGATTCTTCCACTGGTGCTAGTCCTTTCGGCAACCGTGCATGCACACAACATCACCCATATACTTGCCGGGGACCCGGACTTGTCCACCTTCAACCACTACCTCACCGTCACGCACTTGGCGGCGGAGATCAACCGCCGCCGCACCATCACGGTGTGTGCTGTTGATAATGCAGCCATGACCGACATCCTTTCCAAGAACTATCCACTCTACACCATCAAGAACATTCTTTCCCTTCACATCTTTGCTGATTACTTCAGCTCCAAGAAGCTCCACCAGATGCCAAAGGGATCCATCACCACATCCTCCCTGTTTCAGGCAACGGGAGAGGCGGCCGGGACGTCTGGATACGTCGACATCACTGACATGAAAGGCGGGAAAGTTGGTTTCTTACCTGTCGACAGCAGCGAAGATCAGCCGATGGCGACCTTTGTGAAGACCATAGGAGATTTGCCGTATGATATCTCGGTTATCCAAATCAGTCACATTCTGACGTCGCCGGAAGCTGAAGCTCCGTCTTCCGCACCAACTGACGTGAACGTAACCTCGCTCATGGTGAAGCAAGGTTGCAAAGCGTTTTCCGATTTGATCCGAGCGGAAGGGGTCGAAGAAACTTTTCTTCAAAGTGTCGTAGGCGGATTAACGGTCTTCTGCCCTTCCGACGACGCCCTGAAATCATTCATGCCTAGCTACAAAAATTTAACCTCCGACGGGAAAACTTCGGTGGTCCTGTATCACGCCATCCCAACCTACAATTCACTCGGAATGCTCAGATCGAGCAACGGAGTGGTGAACACTTTAGCCACTGAAGGACCGAACAAATACGATCTCACCGTTCTAAACGACGGAGACAACGTAAAACTGGAAACAAAAGTCGACACGGCTACGATAAAAGGAACTCTAATCGAC GCAGATCCTCTGTCGGTTTTTAAGATCGACAGGGTTTTATTGCCGAGGCAGCTGTTCAAGGCGGATCCGTTATCAAAATCGAAGAGCGCCGAAGCTCCAGCTCCGTCCACCGACTACGACGAGGCGGCGGCGGACAAAATTTCGAGCAACGGCAGAGGAAGAATCCGCTGTGGCTGGTTTGTGATGAgcttgagttcttgtttggtgATCGGAATTTCGGCAACCATTTTTTAA
- the LOC142522735 gene encoding WD repeat-containing protein 26 homolog yields MAGPQESEGDHEFVGSKGVVRKNEFVRAIADALYSLGYSETGKQLEDESGISLYSSEARLFKQQILDGQWDESVATLRQFGLMDETRIKLASVIILQRKFFELLAGEKFMDALHTLRYGILPLGVHDGVVRELCSFIVSPSRILLNGTFGEGYWLFSRKEFLEEFKMLLPPSVLFPENRLVHLVEQGIDFQNKRCWLHNLPIGKMSLLTHQDCKMDQIPHRTVQVLQEHKGEVWFLKFSHNGKYLASSCSDCLVIIWEVEVDGQVSLKHRLSGHEKPVSYISWSRDDNRLLTCGEEETVRRWDVASGECQHIYRVTDTEPNLGLVSCEWAPDGKSIYSGVDDKRIIMWDPEGKEVEHLPGHRTMRISDLCVTSDGKELITVCDQSRILLFELMSKSARYIVSDQPIVSCTLSQDNKSLLVSLLDERLQLWNIAGPMATIHFLNDFRGHKRSRFVVRSCFGGVRERFIASGSEDSQVYIWHKRRSTPISKLAGHTGVVNCVSWNPADPQMLASGSDDHTIRIWGITPQRVGKLVNHFLPKATTSRA; encoded by the exons ATGGCTGGGCCGCAAGAATCGGAAGGAGACCACGAATTTGTTGGTTCAAAAGGTGTTGTCAGGAAAAATGAATTTGTCAGAGCAATAGCAGATGCATTGTACTCTCTTGGCTATTCAGAGACAGGGAAGCAACTAGAGGACGAGTCAGGAATAAGTTTGTACTCCAGTGAAGCGAGGTTGTTTAAGCAGCAAATCCTTGATGGTCAATGGGATGAAAGTGTCGCAACTTTACGTCAATTTGGTCTAATGGATGAAACTAGAATTAAGTTGGCATCTGTTATCATATTGCAGCGTAAGTTTTTTGAACTTTTGGCTGGAGAAAAATTCATGGATGCTTTGCACACACTGAGGTATGGGATCCTACCGCTTGGTGTGCACGATGGCGTAGTTCGTGAGCTATGTTCCTTCATTGTGTCTCCCTCTCGGATATTACTAAATGGAACTTTTGGTGAAGGGTATTGGCTCTTTTCTCGTAAAGAGTTTCTGGAGGAATTTAAAATGTTGCTTCCCCCATCGGTTTTGTTTCCTGAGAACCGATTGGTGCATCTTGTTGAACAGGGTATTGACTTCCAAAATAAGAGGTGTTGGTTACACAACTTACCCATTGGAAAGATGTCATTGCTTACTCATCAAGATTGTAAAATGGACCAGATTCCCCATCGTACCGTGCAG GTATTACAAGAGCATAAAGGTGAAGTCTGGTTCTTGAAATTTTCACACAATGGGAAATACTTAGCCTCTTCATGCAGTGATTGTCTGGTGATTATATGGGAG GTTGAAGTTGATGGACAAGTTTCTTTGAAACATAGATTATCTGGTCATGAGAAACCTGTCTCGTATATTTCATGGAGCCGTGACGATAATCGGCTTCTTACATGTGGTGAGGAGGAGACAGTTAGACGGTGGGATGTGGCCTCTGGTGAATGCCAACATATATATCGGGTAACTGATACTGAACCCAATCTTGGTCTAGTCTCCTGTGAATGGGCTCCGGATGGGAAGAGTATATATTCCGGTGTCGATGACAAAAGGATCATCATGTGGGATCCGGAAGGAAAGGAGGTAGAACATTTGCCAGGGCATAGAACTATGAGGATTTCCGACCTGTGCGTCACGTCCGATGGGAAAGAGCTTATAACTGTTTGCGACCAAAGCAGGATACTTTTGTTCGAGTTGATGTCGAAGTCCGCGAGATACATTGTATCGGACCAACCAATAGTTTCTTGCACACTATCCCAAGACAACAAGAGTTTGCTCGTCAGCCTACTGGATGAAAGACTCCAACTTTGGAATATAGCTGGCCCCATGGCTACCATCCATTTCTTAAATGATTTTAGGGGTCACAAGCGTTCTCGATTCGTCGTGCGGTCTTGTTTTGGTGGTGTAAGGGAAAGGTTTATTGCCAGTGGAAGTGAGGACTCCCAG GTTTATATATGGCACAAAAGGAGGTCGACCCCCATTTCTAAGTTGGCTGGGCATACTGGAGTTGTGAATTGCGTTAGCTGGAATCCGGCAGATCCCCAAATGCTGGCTTCCGGAAGCGATGACCATACAATACGTATATGGGGCATAACGCCTCAACGCGTGGGAAAACTTGTAAATCATTTTTTACCAAAAGCAACGACATCGAGAGCATAG